The following are encoded in a window of Variovorax paradoxus genomic DNA:
- a CDS encoding glycosyltransferase produces MKIAVLTYGTEGDARPLAALCRALDDAGHASVLLADATTLGAAERLGVRSQALAGDIRQALGGVIAQGDKPAAAAKALADIANANATPWLRQTVETAQGCDAVVCAGLAAFVGLSAAEALGVPAIGAGMFPLTPTAAFASPFLPPARVPRFLNRASHHLVNGLLWRAFRPAVNAARAEVCGLPPRRRLWTTHPALYGYSPSLLPRPTDWPANASVCGQWLAPAPDWEPPAALRDFLAAGEAPVYIGFGSMTGFDKARLLAALVDGVAGRRAVLHPGWSGLDVQQLPPNFHAIGDTPHDWLFPQMALVVHHGGSGTSHSAARAGVPSVVVPFAGDQAFWAHHLAQAGVAPPAVAGARFGADDLARGIAFAHDPQVRARAKALGEHMRAEDGLGTAVRAIEQILRR; encoded by the coding sequence ATGAAGATCGCCGTGCTCACCTACGGCACCGAGGGCGACGCGCGCCCGCTCGCCGCGCTGTGCCGCGCGCTCGACGACGCGGGCCATGCGTCGGTGCTGCTGGCGGACGCGACCACGCTCGGCGCGGCCGAACGGCTCGGCGTGCGTTCGCAGGCGCTGGCCGGCGACATCCGGCAGGCGCTCGGCGGTGTCATCGCGCAGGGCGACAAGCCGGCCGCCGCCGCCAAGGCACTGGCAGACATCGCCAATGCCAACGCCACGCCCTGGCTGCGCCAGACCGTCGAGACCGCGCAGGGCTGCGACGCGGTCGTCTGCGCGGGGCTCGCGGCCTTCGTGGGCCTGTCGGCGGCCGAGGCGCTCGGCGTGCCCGCCATCGGCGCGGGCATGTTCCCGCTCACGCCGACGGCCGCGTTCGCCTCGCCCTTTTTGCCGCCCGCCCGCGTGCCGCGCTTCCTGAACCGCGCGAGCCACCACCTCGTCAACGGGCTGCTCTGGCGTGCCTTCCGGCCGGCGGTGAATGCCGCGCGCGCCGAGGTCTGCGGCCTGCCGCCGCGGCGACGCCTGTGGACCACGCATCCCGCGCTTTATGGCTACTCGCCGAGCCTGCTGCCGCGCCCCACCGACTGGCCCGCCAATGCGTCGGTGTGCGGCCAGTGGCTCGCGCCCGCGCCCGACTGGGAGCCGCCGGCGGCGCTGCGCGACTTTCTCGCGGCTGGCGAAGCGCCCGTCTACATCGGCTTCGGCAGCATGACGGGCTTCGACAAGGCGCGGCTGCTCGCGGCCCTCGTCGACGGCGTGGCCGGCCGGCGCGCGGTGCTGCATCCCGGATGGAGCGGTCTCGATGTGCAGCAGCTGCCGCCGAACTTCCACGCCATCGGCGACACGCCGCACGACTGGCTGTTTCCGCAGATGGCGCTGGTGGTGCACCACGGCGGCTCGGGCACCAGCCACTCGGCCGCACGCGCCGGCGTGCCCTCGGTGGTCGTGCCGTTCGCGGGCGACCAGGCGTTCTGGGCGCACCACCTCGCGCAGGCGGGCGTGGCACCGCCCGCAGTGGCGGGTGCCCGGTTCGGCGCCGACGACCTGGCGCGCGGCATCGCATTCGCGCACGACCCGCAGGTGCGCGCGCGGGCCAAGGCATTGGGCGAACACATGCGCGCGGAAGACGGCCTGGGCACGGCCGTGCGCGCGATCGAGCAGATCCTGAGGCGTTGA
- a CDS encoding NAD(P)/FAD-dependent oxidoreductase, producing MTDPTTGPTRAAAQWLADFAAALARGDIDAAVSRFEADSYWRDLVAFTWNLRTQEGPGAIRAMLQARLADTQPTAFALEGDATEAEGVVDAWFTFETRVARGRGHVRLRDGKAWTLLTTMTELKGFEEKTGENRIKGAEHGVHKGRKNWLEKRRDEEAALGYTEQPEVVIIGGGQGGIALGARLRRLGVPTIIVERNAKAGDSWRKRYKSLCLHDPVWYDHLPYMPFPDDWPVFAPKDKIGDWLEMYTKIMELNYWSSTNATKARFDEATQRWEVQVEREGKPVTLRPKQLVFALGVSGYPNVPKVAGAENFLGDQHHSSQHPGPEAYAGKKCVVLGSNNSAHDICAALWEHGADVTMVQRSSTHIAPSQSLMELALGGLYSEQALKNGIDHHKGDLIFASVPYKIMHTFHIPVYEEMKKRDADLYARLEKAGFLLDFGVDGSGLFMKYLRRGSGYYIDVGASELVANGSIHLKSGVNIERVNARSVTLTDGTELPADLLVYATGYGSMNGWLADLISPEIADKVGKCWGLGSDTPKDPGPWEGELRNMWKPTQVENLWFHGGNLHQSRHYSQFLALQLKARMEGIDTPVYELAASHHKR from the coding sequence ATGACAGACCCGACCACCGGCCCCACCCGGGCCGCCGCCCAATGGCTGGCCGACTTCGCCGCCGCGCTCGCACGCGGCGACATCGATGCGGCCGTCTCGCGGTTCGAGGCCGACAGCTACTGGCGCGACCTCGTCGCCTTCACCTGGAACCTGCGCACGCAGGAAGGCCCCGGCGCCATCCGCGCGATGCTGCAGGCGCGCCTGGCCGACACGCAGCCCACGGCCTTTGCGCTCGAAGGCGACGCGACCGAGGCGGAGGGCGTGGTCGATGCATGGTTCACCTTCGAGACGCGCGTGGCACGCGGGCGCGGCCATGTACGTCTTCGCGACGGCAAGGCCTGGACGCTGCTCACCACCATGACCGAGCTGAAAGGCTTCGAGGAAAAGACGGGCGAGAACCGCATCAAGGGCGCCGAGCACGGCGTGCACAAGGGCCGCAAGAACTGGCTCGAGAAGCGCCGCGACGAAGAGGCTGCGCTGGGCTACACCGAGCAGCCCGAGGTCGTGATCATCGGCGGCGGCCAGGGCGGCATCGCGCTGGGGGCGCGGCTGCGCCGGCTGGGCGTGCCGACGATCATCGTGGAGCGCAATGCCAAGGCCGGCGACTCCTGGCGAAAGCGCTACAAGTCGCTGTGCCTGCACGACCCGGTCTGGTACGACCACCTGCCCTACATGCCCTTCCCCGACGACTGGCCGGTGTTCGCGCCCAAGGACAAGATCGGCGACTGGCTCGAGATGTACACGAAGATCATGGAGCTCAACTACTGGAGCTCCACGAACGCGACCAAGGCGCGCTTCGACGAGGCCACGCAGCGCTGGGAAGTGCAGGTGGAGCGCGAAGGCAAGCCCGTGACGCTGCGCCCGAAGCAGCTGGTGTTCGCGCTCGGCGTGTCGGGCTACCCGAACGTGCCGAAGGTCGCGGGCGCCGAGAACTTCCTGGGCGACCAGCACCACTCCAGCCAGCACCCGGGGCCCGAGGCCTATGCCGGCAAGAAGTGCGTGGTGCTGGGCTCGAACAATTCGGCGCACGACATCTGCGCGGCGCTGTGGGAGCACGGCGCCGACGTGACGATGGTGCAGCGCTCGTCCACGCACATCGCGCCCTCGCAGTCGCTCATGGAGCTGGCGCTGGGAGGCCTGTACTCCGAGCAGGCGCTCAAGAACGGCATCGACCACCACAAGGGCGACCTGATCTTCGCGTCGGTGCCCTACAAGATCATGCACACCTTCCACATCCCGGTGTACGAGGAGATGAAGAAGCGCGATGCCGACCTGTACGCGCGGCTGGAGAAGGCCGGCTTCCTGCTCGACTTCGGCGTGGACGGTTCGGGCCTGTTCATGAAGTACCTGCGGCGCGGCTCGGGCTACTACATCGACGTGGGCGCCTCGGAGCTGGTGGCCAACGGCAGCATCCACCTGAAGAGCGGCGTGAACATCGAGCGCGTGAATGCGCGCTCGGTCACGCTCACCGACGGCACCGAGCTGCCGGCCGACCTGCTGGTGTATGCCACAGGCTACGGCTCGATGAACGGCTGGCTCGCCGACCTGATCTCGCCCGAGATCGCCGACAAGGTCGGCAAGTGCTGGGGCCTGGGCTCCGACACGCCGAAGGACCCGGGTCCGTGGGAAGGCGAACTGCGCAACATGTGGAAGCCGACGCAGGTCGAGAACCTGTGGTTCCACGGCGGCAACCTGCACCAGTCGCGCCACTACTCGCAGTTTCTGGCGCTGCAGCTGAAGGCGCGCATGGAAGGGATTGATACGCCGGTGTACGAGCTGGCGGCATCGCACCACAAGCGCTGA
- a CDS encoding helix-turn-helix domain-containing protein: MIEPDPPGRRERRRTQTLDHVASTAMRLFEAQGYDATTMEQIAQQSDVAKGTLYNHFPTKEAILAHWVHLELVVDAQRLHASIDPKAGFTVQLTGLLDASAEWSERYRAYLLDYFRFRFLNIESELGGGGDRSTPRDLSGLFEALIAAAQQAGTLRTDVSAAHLASLLHHLYFGALMRWLTLPGLVLRDEFAVVVDLFVGGARAAPKPVARRRAS; encoded by the coding sequence GTGATCGAACCAGACCCCCCAGGCCGCCGCGAGCGCCGCCGCACCCAGACGCTCGACCACGTCGCGTCCACCGCCATGCGCCTGTTCGAAGCCCAGGGCTACGACGCGACCACCATGGAGCAGATCGCGCAGCAGTCCGACGTGGCCAAGGGCACGCTCTACAACCACTTTCCGACCAAGGAGGCGATCCTGGCGCACTGGGTGCACCTCGAGCTCGTGGTCGATGCGCAGCGCCTGCACGCGTCGATCGACCCGAAGGCGGGTTTCACGGTGCAGCTCACCGGCCTGCTCGATGCCTCGGCCGAATGGTCCGAGCGCTACCGGGCCTACCTGCTCGACTATTTCCGCTTTCGTTTTCTCAACATCGAGAGCGAACTCGGCGGCGGTGGCGACCGCAGCACGCCGCGCGACCTGTCGGGGCTGTTCGAGGCGCTCATCGCCGCCGCCCAGCAGGCCGGCACATTGCGCACCGACGTGTCGGCCGCGCACCTCGCAAGCCTGCTGCATCACCTGTACTTCGGCGCGCTGATGCGCTGGCTCACGCTGCCCGGCCTCGTGCTGCGCGACGAGTTCGCCGTGGTCGTCGACCTCTTCGTCGGCGGCGCGCGCGCAGCCCCCAAACCCGTCGCAAGGAGGCGCGCCTCATGA
- a CDS encoding Crp/Fnr family transcriptional regulator — translation MPPTKPPISAASLTIPQLLQGSAWFPLLDVGAGERVLDEMREVEVAAGAALCRRGDTPLHWYGTLEGLLKWSITSSDGRSVTLGGLSVGSWFGEGTLLRAVPRSADIIALRPSRVAQLPLETFEWLHRTQRGFDHFLLQQINERLHWFMGSYAAHRLLDADSQVARALAGLFHPWLHPGSEPHLQTSQEEIANLSGVSRQRCNAALNRLKEAGFLHIEYGGITVTDLEGLRRFIQE, via the coding sequence ATGCCCCCGACGAAGCCGCCGATTTCCGCAGCCTCCCTGACCATTCCCCAGCTGCTGCAAGGCTCGGCCTGGTTCCCGCTGCTCGACGTGGGCGCGGGCGAGCGCGTGCTCGACGAGATGCGCGAGGTCGAGGTGGCGGCCGGCGCCGCGCTGTGCCGGCGCGGCGACACGCCGCTGCACTGGTACGGCACGCTCGAAGGTCTGCTCAAGTGGTCGATCACGTCCAGCGACGGCCGCTCGGTCACGCTGGGCGGGCTGTCGGTGGGCAGCTGGTTCGGCGAAGGCACGCTGCTGCGCGCCGTGCCACGCTCGGCCGACATCATCGCGCTGCGCCCCAGCCGCGTGGCGCAGCTGCCGCTGGAGACCTTCGAGTGGCTGCACCGCACGCAGCGCGGCTTCGATCACTTTTTGCTGCAGCAGATCAACGAGCGGCTGCACTGGTTCATGGGCAGCTACGCCGCGCACCGCCTGCTCGACGCCGACAGCCAGGTGGCGCGCGCGCTGGCCGGCCTGTTCCACCCGTGGCTGCATCCGGGCAGCGAGCCGCACCTGCAGACCTCGCAGGAAGAGATCGCGAATCTGTCGGGTGTGTCGCGGCAGCGCTGCAATGCGGCGCTGAACCGGTTGAAGGAGGCGGGGTTCCTGCACATCGAGTACGGCGGGATCACGGTGACCGATCTCGAAGGACTGCGGCGCTTCATCCAGGAGTGA
- a CDS encoding 3-keto-5-aminohexanoate cleavage protein → MSKRKVIVTIAPTGGMAHKSQNPHLPTQPAEIAADVLRCWNAGASVAAIHARRPDDGATCNAEVYRDINSRIRAAGCDIVLNNSTGGGVHGDMVKPLAGDRWEIAWEERIKGMDAGAEMCTLDATTLNLSFEGKQILMDTPITRGRELAAGMKARGIKPEWEVFSPTHILQDTTTLIEEGHDDAPYFINLVMNVHRNFQNAMPYSPRNLQMMVDTLPRGAIFGVSGIGMSQLEANVAALLLGGHARVGLEDNLYFRHGELATNVQLTERIVRVIRELDMEVATPAEARQIMGLPRVGGPRPEFALG, encoded by the coding sequence ATGTCGAAGCGCAAAGTGATCGTGACCATCGCCCCCACCGGCGGCATGGCGCACAAGTCGCAGAACCCCCACCTTCCCACCCAGCCCGCCGAGATTGCCGCCGACGTGCTGCGCTGCTGGAACGCCGGCGCCAGCGTGGCGGCCATCCACGCGCGCCGCCCCGACGACGGCGCCACCTGCAATGCCGAGGTGTACCGCGACATCAACAGCCGCATCCGCGCGGCCGGCTGCGACATCGTGCTCAACAACTCCACCGGCGGCGGCGTGCACGGCGACATGGTGAAGCCGCTGGCCGGCGATCGCTGGGAGATTGCGTGGGAAGAACGCATCAAGGGCATGGACGCCGGCGCCGAGATGTGCACGCTCGACGCCACCACGCTCAACCTGAGCTTCGAGGGCAAGCAGATCCTCATGGACACGCCGATCACGCGCGGACGCGAACTCGCGGCCGGCATGAAGGCGCGCGGCATCAAGCCCGAGTGGGAGGTGTTCAGCCCCACGCACATCCTGCAGGACACGACCACGCTGATCGAGGAAGGCCATGACGACGCGCCCTACTTCATCAACCTGGTGATGAACGTGCACCGCAACTTCCAGAACGCGATGCCGTACTCGCCGCGCAACCTGCAGATGATGGTCGACACGCTGCCCCGGGGCGCCATCTTCGGCGTGAGCGGCATCGGCATGTCGCAGCTCGAAGCCAACGTGGCGGCGCTGCTGCTGGGCGGCCATGCGCGCGTGGGGCTGGAAGACAACCTCTACTTCCGCCACGGCGAGCTGGCCACCAACGTGCAGCTCACCGAGCGCATCGTGCGCGTGATCCGCGAACTCGACATGGAAGTGGCCACGCCGGCCGAGGCGCGGCAGATCATGGGCCTGCCGCGCGTGGGTGGCCCGCGGCCCGAGTTCGCACTCGGTTGA